The region TCTTGGTACGATAACTGTGCAGAGGGTGACAAGGGGAAACTTGAGGAGGCCATGGGGAGTGTTCGGAGGAATCTGGAGTTCTTGGGTTCCCGTGCTGAGGTGGAGCACTGCCCTGAGATGGATCTTGAGATTACATTGGCCGAGGAGGCGCCGGGACAGCATACGGAGTAGTCCACTTGCTGGGTTGTTAGGTGGGGAGGAGGCCCCTTTTTTCTTCctcctttatttttcttgtatgtTCTCTGTTGTTTTGGTTAGTTGGTGTGTTTCGAGTTGTTGATACCACTGCTAGTGGTTGGTTGTCCTTTCCCCCGTCTGTGTGGGGGGAGTATGTGGTTTTTGTACTCTCTGTTATTTTATTGAAGTTGTTTAtcaaccttttcaaaaaaataaaataaaaaaaaataaaaaaataaaataaaaaagattccttgtcaaaatgaaaatttggctaaagaaaaaaacttatattttccAATAATAAATTCcccacttattttttaattattgttaaaatcatttatatgtttttaatatagcAAGCCTGAAAAGCATCATATTAACAAACTCGGCTTTGTTAGCAAAATGCAACCTAGATTTCTTTGGATAACATACCAACCAAGCGATAAAAGAAAGAGGACAGATAAGAGAGGGAGCAAACGCTGATGAACTACTCATATTTCACTCTTTGGGTCCCCCAAGAACTATTCTTTctgttctttaaaaaaaattttgttctcttttatgtttgtaAATTTGTTTTAACAATTATACTAGTTTTCTTAGCCTCCAGTTTTAGTGAACcgtcttatttatttttgttgtaacgCTCTCTGCTCTTGAATAAATGCCATTTAtcctttaaatatatatatatatatatatataatgagagagagagagagagagagagagagagaccgcgcaatatattaaacaaactTTATTATACTATTCAACACTATACAATACTTACATAAAATATTGtttgagtatataaaatatcataaataataactttaattaatatataaaacattcGAAACAATAATCAACTAAAACACACACGTAAATACATTCCAATAGATCGTTAATGGTTAATTAGTCGTAGGGCACTTATGTATTTGCTCGCAATTTCTTTTACCTTTGTTCACAATAGTATTGCATGGTCCACCTCCTTGAGTATAAGGCTGGCCTCCTTTACCATCACAAGCAGCCAGTTCCGGAATTGTTGCCTTAGGTGCAATTGGATTCGTCCCTCCAGCGAGCATTCTCCGGGCAGTCTCCGAGTCAAAGGACCATTCTTCTTCCGCTTCTATCAAGCATTCTCCTACTGAAGTACCATTATTGCATGCCACCTTCTCCTTCATTTGCATTTGCATTTGCATTTGCATTTGCATTCCTTCAACAACAACCAAagacaaaagaaatacaaacaTTAATGCTAGCAGTGGAAACAAGGCAAGGGAGTTAGAAGACATGCTCCCcattctttttctcatcttcagCTTTGAGCCTTAATTTGAGTGATGTTTAATTGCTGCTATAGGATGCCTTTGAGAAGGGCCTCTAGCTCTCTATTTATGCTTTTGAGGACCCTTCAAAAATTGATGTTAGGTAGGCTGGTAGCTGGGCCATTGATTAATGTTTGTTACTTATCTTTTAATGCTCCATGTGCTAAGGATACATATGATAGAACTAAtgaattattttgttgttattgtacGTGCATGGTATGTATCTGTTGAATTGTAAACGGGGTAAAAACACAAATGTGTATGTTAAATATTGATCTTAAAACAATGTTATAGCAATAATTAAGAATCTAGCTAgccccaaaaagaaaatatatctCATTACGTTTTTAATAACACATTTTGGCTTAGCCTCACatctgtttcttttttcttttttctttttagttgagTTACCATGGAAATAACATTAAAGTTACaagcataaaaaagaaaaagagtttcTTAAATTTACTATTTGAAAATTTGGATGAATTAACATTGCCATCTGGATTTCCATgtgcttttatatataaaaaaaaaaaaaacaattaaagctttttacttaattaatacCATATATAATTCAAGTTAATAAGCAATTTACTTCAGGATAATAACAAATATGAGACAATTAATTTTCGGGATAAAATAGCACTttattttgtgtatatataattattttaatttttttaaataaatcaataaattccaTTGGAGGATTAGAAATAGTACAAAACTGCTCAATCTGATCACGGGAAAGTGGCCTTTAGCGAAGACACCACCACCGAcactattaatttttcttttcattttaaaaattatatatatatatatatatgtctacaGGACCACGAGAATAAAGCAATAGAATCTGACCAATCACAAAAGACATGAACTAAAAGGTTCCGCCAACCCACTAATACACAAAAcccttcatcatcaacaacttgtCAATGAtaacctttttatttattttcatctcttacattttattcaatttttgtttgcttttatgaaaatatagagAATTAAGCATGGCAAGAAGCCAAGAACATGCATAAACATATGCATGAACTGAACTCCAAATCTGTCTCtccaataaaaaacacaaattaataCTTCACCGATTCCAATAAACAACACAACTAGAACAACTGATTGACATGAAAGAAAATGATTTGAACATAAACATATGTAGTAGTAATTAAAACGATGAGTAAAAGAAgatcaaacaagaagaagaagaagaagaagaagaagaagaaagattacaatgagaaaataattaatattcaaTTGGTGCGGCATTGCTCGTAAGGCCTACAACCACGGCTGGGTGGATTGCCATTCCGACGAGGGGTGCAGTCCGAGTAAGACTTACCATTACCTGAATCACAAGCAGGACGGTCAGGTACCAGAGCACCATAATCAATTTTCGTACCACTTTGTTGAAGAAGGCGATGGTGAATCTCTGAGTCCATTTCAAACTCACTGTTCTCTGCTTCACACTCTGCTATGGTACCATTACATGTTCTTCTTATGAACTTTGTATCTGCTGTGTTGTATGCATGAGAACTTACaactgctgctgttgctgctgctaaTGATAATATTACAAGAGAGAAACAAAGGGAGAATGAGTACTGTTTATTTTTGGTGATCTTCATGTCTTTTTGCTTTTGATCTTGCTCTCTTTCaagttttggttttctcttATGTAATAAGGGATATGTGATATGGTGAAGGAGAAGttggacatttttttttttttttattagtagtattattttttagctaattatttttttagtagtgGAGATTGAAATGAGGTTGGTGGGGTTTGGAGGACCAAGTGGAGATAGAACATTGCTAGAACCCATTATTATGCTTGGATGCTTGCTTTTGGAAAGGTCCTACATAGTAATCATTTTGTATCTTCTTCATGTTTGGGATTTTTACAAGAGATAACTTTATGTGATTGAGCTTTGAAGGAAATGATATTTTATATGAACATGTTAGTttaaaagttcaatgaaatatataattttttttaattatttgttgtttactttaattgtattaaaaatgaaaaagcagAATACCAAAAGTCTATATATCAGGTGTAGATGATTGATTCATATACCGGTAAAAATTAACTAGAGGAGGACTTTTTTTGGAAGTTAAATGCAGTTCTTCTCTCTGCAGTGTGCATCGGTCATGATGGTAGGAAGAATGATAGAGGAGAAAATGGCTGGCTATGGATCTTTCCTTTGTGTAAATTAGTAGTGGAAATTGGAATAAGTTTGGTGAAGATtggacaatatatatatatatatatattattataataataatggggAGTTGGCCTCCTATGATGACTCTAAACTGGTAGccactattttttaatgtttgtttgtGGAGGAGGGCCCCTGTAAAGTTCTAGTGGTCTTATTCCCGGGAGGAGTTTGATGATCATGGCACATGATGATGTTTCATGAAAAGGACTCTTTTCAGAGTAtcactattttgatttacattaaaatcaaagttttacatacatatatcaatcCACAAGACAAGTAAAATACAATCCATGAATTTATGgatttaatttggatatataaatCACCCAATACTTTCCAAGAACAAGTCTTGAAAATACACATGGTTTACAAATAGAAAAATGACCATGAATTCAGCATATGTGAATGACAAGCAGATAAAATCATCGATATTCATCGGTAGTAGATGTTTATTAAACCTCAATAACCTCCAGTGATCTTGATCCTGAAATAACTTCAGGTTGTGCAGCCACTGTCGATGGTGATACGCTTGGTTGATCATTCATTGGTGAAACATTCTGAAACACAGAACTAAGCAGTCACTTTtccaagaaatatataaatatatgaagttTATAGAAGAATTGAGTTTGATCAGACCTTGTCCTGAAGTGTATTCTTGAAAGCTTTATTCATTTCATCAAAAACATCTTTAATTGTCGGCCGGCCTTTGCTTGAGCTAGCAACAGAAAGAACAGCAATTCTTAAAATGGATTCAAAGTCCTTTACATCTAGTTCTCCGTTGAGGCGCGGATCGATGAAATCTTCCAGAGGCCTTTTACCCATCACGACATCCTTAGCCTGCATTTGATACGCATTCATATAAATGGAAAACCTCATTTTATCAATTTCTGTAATACACAAATTAAAAGATTCAAGTACATAAACCTTCTTTGTTAATCGGTCTCGCGCATTGATATCCAATTCTATAACTTTCCTCCCTGATAAAACTTGCAATGTAACAATGCCAAAGCTATAGATGTCACTGGCACAAGTAATCTTAGCATTAGTCATGTATTCAGGATCCATGTAGCCTATGGTTCCTCTAACATCAGTAAAAACTTTGCTTTCCTCCATCCCAATCAACTTAGCCAATCCAAAGTCCGACAGTTTCGGCTCCATATCCTCAGTCAGTAAGATGTTTGTTAGCTACAACCAAAAGATATATtcttcaattatgtttttgCAGGCTCAAAACTATAAACATACAAGTCTAGATGAACATTTAATGCATACTTTGATGTCTCTATGAACAATACAACCATCAGGGTGAGTGAGTAGAAACCTTAGAGCAAGAGCACAATTCCTCAGTATCTTGACTCTTGTATCCCATGGCAGAACAGCATCGCCTCCTGTTAtcagtaaaaaaattgattcatTAGTTTGTGCAGAAGAAATTTGTATTGTATTATGTATGTATTGAATAATGTTTGAAAATTACTCAAGAGGTTGTGAGCAAGATTTCCATTAGAACAGTACTCATAAACCAAGTACTGCTCCCCATCTTCGATGCAGCAGCCAAATAGAGAGACCAGATTTGGATGGCGGATTTTCCATAAGCCTTCGACTTCCCTATTGAATGAATCAGGCATGGCAGTCTTGTAGATGTGCTTAACTGCCACAAGCTGGCCACTGGGGAGAACACCTTGGTAGACTCTGCCAGCACTTCCTGCTCCAAGACAAACCTTGTTATTGCCGTAATTTATTGCTTTCTCAATCTCCGCTTTTGAGAACCGATATAGGCCTGACCATTTGCTCACAATTTTGCCTTGTACATTGTCAGCATGAAGATGCAATGTGTTAGTTTTTTTTGCTTTGCATGAAAAATTCCTGAGTTGAAGTTTGTTgcatcaaatttaattttgataatattaccTTTAATTGGCTTGCCAGAGCTCTTGACCACATATTTGATCAGGATAATAAGCAAAACCATTCCGATTATTCCAACTATGGCCACCAATACTGCCTTTATATCGCTATCTGATTTTTAGAATCAATCAAAGAGGTTGTGTTAGGCTAGCCAATGTTACTCTTGTTTCATGAAATTAGATACTATGTATGTATCAAAAACTAGCACTTACATTTGATTTTCAGATATTGATCATCTGCATGTGGATCtaagaaaatatcaaaatagtcaGTAAAAATCCATATGATGATGAAGCAATTGAAGAATTAAGATGATGAAAACTTTTCGATTTACAGAATCAGTAAGAACTGATTCGATGATCTAATCAGGAATTCTCAAATTAATCAATAGTAGGCATGCATCTGACAAAAGATAAGACATTCAACTAACATAGTAGCAAGATAACATCATTATCAGATGGCCAAGTCAGTTAATGATTTTTGTAAGCTTGGATAAAAACATTTGGCACATAAAGAAACTCGTCTTACCTCCTGTACCCATAGCCGGCAAGCAAGTATAGAGGTCTCTAACCCATGTATCATTTGTAATTCCACTTGAAACAACGGCAACGATAGTTGCAATGCTGCATATCCCTTCTTCAAAATCATTTCCCTGAACCTGAAGGTCTGAAGTGACATGATCTATCAAGCTAGAAATCCCTTCAACACAGCCAGAACATTGGGTGTAGAAATCCAGCATATTAAACTGAGAACAGTTCTCAAGAACGGGGTTGTAAAAATTTCCATACTTAATCTTGAAATAATCAAGAGTGAGGTCTGAGCACTTGCCCTTCCCTTGGTATAAGATATCAAAGCCACAAGAACTAAAGGAATAATTGCCTTGAGAGTGAAACTGAGACTCGCAAGCTAGCCATTGATCTTCAGGGAGAAAAATGTGCCGGTTTCCAGTGGAAAATAGAGCAAGAGCTTGTGTTATAGATTCGAGGGAATTCCGGCAGCACCTTAACGTTTGAACATGCTCCCATACTATTATTTTACTATCCTCCTTGTTGACACACTCCCCAGCTGGAATATAAGGATACCTTCCAAAATTTACACCACAGACTGCAGGCAAAAGAAAGTCCAATGCATAACTGAAGAAAATTCACTTCATTCAAAAGATAACACTAATCAAATCATATTTCAATGGTAAAACTTACCTGTAGAATTATTCGGCAAAGCTTGCAACTTGCTAATGGCTATGATAAGAAAAGTGAAGATCTTAAAAATCCACCTTGAGACTATCATCCCTACATCAGAGAAGATTAGTGTTAGGGGTGACTTAAGCCAGTTTCTTGCACATGGTCACATAGTAAAAGTTACTTATCAAGGATGCATTCCAAACTCTTTGGTTAACTATCAGAAGTGGAGAATATCCAGTGTCTTGAAGCATGAGTGAGTATAAGACTGCGACATTATAATGCCCGATAGAAACAGATTGGTTCTCTAATTTCTAATGCATGAACATTCTCTGGCTTTGTTTTTGACGTGCATCAGACAAAGATGTGAGGATCAGACAAAAACATGTCCAAATCAACCAACCTGGATTCAAGAGAGGAAACCTGAAAACTTGAAAGCTCCCTTCCGATGTTCTTTGAAATCTACGTTTCCAGAATTCCGATGGCTAGAGGACAGCAgttcaaattaataaaatacaggGAGAATATTAAACTGTAGAAATCTCCCAAGGctaataaaagcaaaaaaataataataataataactgtCTTACTTGTCAACAAAGCTAAGCAGCTTACCTGCAGAAGCCTGGTGCTAAAccagttatattattattgaaaaatagatgcATTTATCAGATGAGATTACATTACATAATACTACTACTACCACTACAACCACCATACATACAGCAGAAGTTAATACAGATCAGTATTTCTACCAATTACTTTCATTTTCAGCAAAATAGCAAGGCGATAGCACTGCTCTTGAAAACATCATCTGCTAAAATACAGTGCAAAACTCATCACAATCCCTTTCACACAAATTATTTCATGACACACAAAAATGGAAGATTGATTGAAGGGAAGCTTATGGAGAGCAGtctaaaaaaacatgcaaaagaGGCCCAAAACTTTATTCACTACACAGAAAACAAATACAACTTCCATGACAAACTGACTATAGTCTATGGGAATGCATTCATCAGGGACCTTCCTCAGATGAGATTGATCCCTATTTTCCTTACTAAGTGTGAGGTGGTATGAAGTTCAGGCTACACAGACCAAATTTACACCATGACAACTAAAAGAGAAGTAGCAGTCCCGATAATAAAACATTGGTTTCCCAGACTCATATCATCCTCTACAGATATCCTCTCAATGGCTTTGGTTGCAGCAACCCTTCGAATCAACTTGATAATCAAATTATGGCTCAGACTAGGAAATCCATCAAAGCGATAGAACCACACAATGGATTCTGATCAAGTTCCAAGTTCTTTAGCCTGACAGATCACTTGATTTCATTTAGCCAAACAAGTCCCTGAACAGGTTGGGATTCTTCCCTGATGGCGTGACACCAACCTGCCTTGCAAGAGCATCTTTCTCCAACGAGTCTTGAGGGTTTGGGCCCTTTTTCAAAGTTGAGACATTGGTAGCACCTTGTGGGTTTTTACTGACAGCATATAAGTCTGTAACCGTTGGATTGGTGGAAGTGCCACTTAGATTTGTCATCGGTATATCACTATAAAGTGCCATAAGATCAGGTTCTCTGGGGCCAGCAACAACAGAAGAATCAGGAGTTGACTGAACAGGAGCTGGCCCGAGAAGCCCTTCCAACTGCTGAAATGGATCCACTGATGGTTTGGTTTCTGGTGCTGGTTCTCCTAAATCAAGCAAATCAGGCGGTGGTGGCACAGAAGTCTTCTCTGTCGGTTCAGAAGAAGTAACAGCTTTCACCATGATAGTCGGTTTCTCTACATTGCCAGCACTTCCCTTGATTGTTTTATGACTAGATggttttttctcattttttgatGATGAGGCACCGAATAATGATGCAGCGAGTTTTTGCTTTTCAGCTGAAACCTCAACCTGCTGTCTCCTTGAATCATACAAGTTATCACGTGTATCACGTGCCTGTGCACTCATTGAGCCTACCCCATCAAGATGGGTGGCCCCATTTACGGTCTTCTGAGATGTGGAAGACGTGCTAGGTGCTGCGGAAGATGAATATGTTGGCTTGCCCCATTTCTTCTGAACACCCTCAAGCCGAAGCCTAACCCCAACATCAGCAGATAAAGCATCCAATGAAGAAGGCACTTTTGGCGGTGGTTGGATATCTCTGGCATAAGTTGCGTCAGATACTGGAACTAGATCTGTTGGTGGTGCAAAAGCAATTGGAGCACTTGCAGGAGGGGAAGGCTTTGGAAGCTGATAAGCCTCAAACCTGAGGGTATGACCAGAAACTTCATGTGGGTCTTGACTTCTAAAAATGTTAACGTGGGACATCCCAGATTGTTCACTTTCAGAAATGTAGGGTCTTGCTCCCTTTTCTAAGGATTGCTGCACAAAGCTGCTCAGGAATGGGAGACTTCTATCGACCTGAAATGACAAACAAACTTAAGAATACTagaataatacaaaaacaaGGCATATACAAAATGGAAGACAATTTTTTCACAATATGCTGAGAACGAGAATTTGATTTAGATAATCAGTATTGGAATGTAGGAAAACCTCAtaccaatttttttatactCATCCAGAACGAAGCTGACCActgaaagttatatatatatgacaaaattCCTTGCCCATTACAGGCTCAAAAAAGGTATGCTCCAGTGTTCTATGGGAAAGCTAAATTTACAGACGGGAAATCTGAGGGAACTTCAGGGACTGATGATGATAAGTGTTATTACTACGCTATTGTCCTCCCTGGAGCTTGGATTTGAAGTCCAAAATCTCATGTTAGACTTATCACCTGACCTACTCCTCCATGCCCATAATCAAGGAGTATTCTACATGACTAGAGAACTCATTTAAAAAAGCACATGTTTTATCACC is a window of Dioscorea cayenensis subsp. rotundata cultivar TDr96_F1 chromosome 5, TDr96_F1_v2_PseudoChromosome.rev07_lg8_w22 25.fasta, whole genome shotgun sequence DNA encoding:
- the LOC120261923 gene encoding rapid alkalinization factor-like, which encodes MKITKNKQYSFSLCFSLVILSLAAATAAVVSSHAYNTADTKFIRRTCNGTIAECEAENSEFEMDSEIHHRLLQQSGTKIDYGALVPDRPACDSGNGKSYSDCTPRRNGNPPSRGCRPYEQCRTN
- the LOC120260783 gene encoding LRR receptor kinase SERK2-like isoform X1, with protein sequence MIVSRWIFKIFTFLIIAISKLQALPNNSTVCGVNFGRYPYIPAGECVNKEDSKIIVWEHVQTLRCCRNSLESITQALALFSTGNRHIFLPEDQWLACESQFHSQGNYSFSSCGFDILYQGKGKCSDLTLDYFKIKYGNFYNPVLENCSQFNMLDFYTQCSGCVEGISSLIDHVTSDLQVQGNDFEEGICSIATIVAVVSSGITNDTWVRDLYTCLPAMGTGDPHADDQYLKIKYSDIKAVLVAIVGIIGMVLLIILIKYVVKSSGKPIKGKIVSKWSGLYRFSKAEIEKAINYGNNKVCLGAGSAGRVYQGVLPSGQLVAVKHIYKTAMPDSFNREVEGLWKIRHPNLVSLFGCCIEDGEQYLVYEYCSNGNLAHNLLRGDAVLPWDTRVKILRNCALALRFLLTHPDGCIVHRDIKLTNILLTEDMEPKLSDFGLAKLIGMEESKVFTDVRGTIGYMDPEYMTNAKITCASDIYSFGIVTLQVLSGRKVIELDINARDRLTKKVYVLESFNLCITEIDKMRFSIYMNAYQMQAKDVVMGKRPLEDFIDPRLNGELDVKDFESILRIAVLSVASSSKGRPTIKDVFDEMNKAFKNTLQDKNVSPMNDQPSVSPSTVAAQPEVISGSRSLEVIEV
- the LOC120260783 gene encoding probable serine/threonine-protein kinase PBL26 isoform X2, with protein sequence MIVSRWIFKIFTFLIIAISKLQALPNNSTVCGVNFGRYPYIPAGECVNKEDSKIIVWEHVQTLRCCRNSLESITQALALFSTGNRHIFLPEDQWLACESQFHSQGNYSFSSCGFDILYQGKGKCSDLTLDYFKIKYGNFYNPVLENCSQFNMLDFYTQCSGCVEGISSLIDHVTSDLQVQGNDFEEGICSIATIVAVVSSGITNDTWVRDLYTCLPAMGTGDPHADDQYLKIKYSDIKAVLVAIVGIIGMVLLIILIKYVVKSSGKPIKGKIVSKWSGLYRFSKAEIEKAINYGNNKVCLGAGSAGRVYQGVLPSGQLVAVKHIYKTAMPDSFNREVEGLWKIRHPNLVSLFGCCIEDGEQYLVYEYCSNGNLAHNLLRGDAVLPWDTRVKILRNCALALRFLLTHPDGCIVHRDIKLTNILLTEDMEPKLSDFGLAKLIGMEESKVFTDVRGTIGYMDPEYMTNAKITCASDIYSFGIVTLQVLSGRKVIELDINARDRLTKKAKDVVMGKRPLEDFIDPRLNGELDVKDFESILRIAVLSVASSSKGRPTIKDVFDEMNKAFKNTLQDKNVSPMNDQPSVSPSTVAAQPEVISGSRSLEVIEV